In one Bacteroides intestinalis DSM 17393 genomic region, the following are encoded:
- a CDS encoding DUF3823 domain-containing protein, protein MKIKSIIAATFVILGFTMTSCEYDNYDAPSYVFSGQLKCDGENFPFDSNRGLLRVFQKGYGKVDGGGTGIRTNDEGHYQQLFFDAEYKMTLVNKALPFELPDFESLGAGKGYDSITYHFNSNVTQDFEVRPYYKLKNLNAELKNGNIVATFNIEKMTNTVKAAPKIVKTRIWLSTSSLVNSGIKCTRSSDVEYIDDTTLQVYIPLSEYRKKENFIDNYRTYAFYRVAIELEGMNEYFLFSTIKKIENLPVE, encoded by the coding sequence ATGAAAATAAAATCTATAATTGCAGCAACATTTGTCATATTGGGATTTACTATGACATCCTGCGAATATGATAATTACGATGCCCCGTCTTATGTTTTCAGCGGTCAGTTGAAATGTGACGGAGAAAATTTTCCTTTTGACTCAAATAGAGGACTGTTAAGAGTTTTTCAAAAAGGCTATGGTAAAGTCGACGGTGGTGGTACGGGTATACGTACCAACGATGAAGGACATTACCAACAACTCTTCTTTGATGCAGAGTATAAAATGACATTAGTAAACAAGGCTCTACCTTTTGAACTCCCTGATTTTGAATCATTAGGTGCAGGTAAGGGCTATGACTCTATTACCTATCATTTTAACTCGAACGTTACACAAGACTTTGAAGTGCGTCCGTACTACAAGTTGAAGAACTTGAATGCTGAACTGAAAAACGGTAATATCGTTGCTACTTTCAATATTGAAAAGATGACCAACACGGTGAAAGCTGCTCCGAAGATTGTAAAAACTCGTATCTGGTTAAGCACAAGTTCTTTGGTTAACAGTGGTATTAAGTGTACACGTAGCAGTGATGTAGAATACATCGATGATACGACATTGCAGGTGTATATCCCGTTGTCTGAGTATCGTAAGAAGGAAAATTTCATCGACAACTATCGTACTTATGCTTTCTATCGTGTAGCTATTGAGTTAGAGGGAATGAACGAATATTTCCTCTTCTCAACAATTAAGAAGATCGAAAACCTGCCGGTAGAGTAA
- a CDS encoding glycoside hydrolase family 43 protein: MKFKNCFVVMLGVAALLSVTSCGNTKVKKDGLAEVDSLATTYVNPLFQKGPDPWALFHEGIYYYMHTVQDSLVLWKTTDVTDVKNAPRKTVWIPTESSNKCHLWAPEIHNIDGKWYIYYAADDGNTDNHQMYVLENVNKDPFDGEFVMKGRISTDKDNNWAIDGSVFQNKGELYMVWSGWQTRRVDTETQCIYIARMENPWTLGSERVLISKPELEWERHHKNENGWNPSYDIFVNEGPQPLLSPKGKYVHIAYSASGVWTPYYALGMLTASTDSDMLDPKSWSKSQQPVFKQSPENGVYGTGHNSFFPSPDGTEWYILYHARDTQVDPEGAGDTRSPRAQKFVWLENDYPDFGTPLPTTTRLNKPSGTVATSAK, from the coding sequence ATGAAATTTAAGAATTGCTTTGTTGTGATGCTGGGAGTCGCAGCATTACTTTCTGTAACCTCATGTGGAAATACTAAAGTGAAGAAAGACGGATTGGCAGAGGTTGATTCTCTGGCAACTACGTATGTGAACCCTTTGTTCCAGAAAGGTCCTGATCCCTGGGCTCTGTTCCATGAAGGTATTTACTACTATATGCATACCGTGCAAGATAGTCTGGTACTCTGGAAGACTACAGACGTTACCGATGTAAAGAATGCTCCCCGGAAGACTGTCTGGATTCCTACCGAATCTTCTAATAAATGCCATCTTTGGGCACCTGAAATCCATAATATCGATGGCAAATGGTATATCTATTATGCCGCCGATGATGGCAATACGGACAATCACCAGATGTATGTATTGGAGAATGTAAACAAAGATCCTTTTGATGGAGAGTTTGTAATGAAAGGCCGTATCAGTACGGACAAGGATAACAACTGGGCTATCGACGGTTCTGTATTCCAGAATAAAGGTGAATTGTATATGGTATGGTCTGGTTGGCAAACCCGTCGTGTGGATACCGAAACTCAGTGTATCTACATTGCCCGTATGGAGAACCCCTGGACACTGGGTTCCGAGAGAGTTCTGATTTCCAAACCGGAATTGGAGTGGGAAAGACATCATAAGAACGAGAACGGCTGGAATCCTTCTTACGATATTTTTGTAAATGAAGGTCCTCAACCCCTGCTGAGTCCTAAAGGTAAGTATGTTCATATAGCTTATTCCGCCAGTGGGGTATGGACTCCGTATTATGCTCTGGGTATGCTGACGGCGAGCACTGACAGTGATATGTTGGACCCGAAGTCATGGTCCAAATCCCAGCAACCTGTATTCAAACAGTCACCAGAGAACGGTGTATACGGTACAGGACACAATAGCTTCTTCCCCTCTCCTGATGGTACGGAATGGTATATCCTGTATCATGCTCGCGACACACAGGTAGATCCTGAAGGTGCTGGAGATACCCGTTCACCACGTGCCCAGAAGTTTGTATGGCTCGAGAACGACTATCCCGATTTCGGAACTCCGCTTCCTACAACGACTCGTCTGAACAAACCGTCGGGAACAGTAGCAACTTCTGCAAAGTAA
- the xyl3A gene encoding xylan 1,4-beta-xylosidase, which yields MKRKLQLLTGIGCLCLCFLSCSQPPYKNPALSPEERANDLVGRLTLEEKAALMQNTSPAIPRLGIKAYDWWNEALHGVGRAGLATVFPQAIGMGASFNNELLYDVFTAISDEARAKNTEFSKEGGLKRYQGLTMWTPNINIFRDPRWGRGQETYGEDPYLTSQMGMAVVRGLQGPEGEKYDKLHACAKHYAVHSGPEWNRHSFNAENIDPRDLWETYLPAFKDLVQKAHVKEVMCAYNRFEGEPCCGSNRLLMHILRDEWGYKEIVVSDCWAISDFYNKGAHETDPDKQHASAKAVLSGTDIECGDSYGSLPEAVKEGLIDEKQIDISLKRLMKARFELGEMDEPSQVSWAQIPYSVVDSKEHRELALRMARESLVLLQNNQSLLPLNKNLKVAVVGPNANDSVMQWGNYNGFPSHTITLLEGIREYLPESQIIYEPGCDLTSDVTLQSVFQQCSMDGKQGFSAKYWNNTKQEGTPDATNHISTPFHFITTGATTFAAGINLQDFSASYESVFRPVKSEDIAFRFQTQGITKLSINGKEVAAGMNFKNNAKVYTLQAEAGKEYHIKIDFTFRNRDAALDFDMGREVPVDLKQTVNKVKEADVIIFAGGISPAVEGEEMHVNIPGFKGGDRETIELPSIQSRLLAELKKAGKKIVFVNFSGSAIALTPESKTCDAILQAWYPGQAGGTAIANVLFGDYNPAGRLPVTFYKSTSQLPGFEDYSMKERTYRYMTEAPLFPFGHGLSYTTFRYGDASLNTQEVKDGEQTILTIPVSNVGEYDGEEVVQVYLRRPGDKEGPSHALRAFKRANIAKGATSNVTVSLSKEDFEWFDTETNTMRPIEGDYEILYGGTSELKQLKAIPVIVK from the coding sequence ATGAAAAGAAAACTTCAGTTGCTCACCGGAATCGGATGCCTGTGTCTGTGCTTCCTTTCCTGTTCACAACCTCCCTACAAAAACCCGGCACTAAGCCCGGAAGAGCGTGCCAATGATCTGGTAGGCCGACTCACACTGGAAGAGAAAGCCGCCCTGATGCAAAACACATCTCCCGCCATTCCCCGACTGGGCATAAAAGCCTATGACTGGTGGAACGAAGCGCTGCACGGCGTAGGACGCGCCGGACTGGCAACCGTATTCCCGCAAGCCATCGGTATGGGAGCTTCTTTCAACAATGAACTGCTTTACGATGTATTCACCGCAATTTCGGATGAAGCACGCGCCAAGAATACCGAATTCAGCAAAGAAGGCGGATTGAAGCGTTATCAAGGGCTCACCATGTGGACACCTAACATCAACATCTTCCGTGATCCGCGTTGGGGACGGGGGCAAGAAACTTACGGAGAAGACCCTTACCTCACCAGCCAGATGGGTATGGCAGTGGTACGCGGTCTGCAAGGTCCTGAGGGGGAAAAATATGACAAGTTGCATGCCTGCGCCAAGCACTATGCCGTACATTCCGGTCCGGAATGGAACCGCCATAGTTTCAATGCCGAAAACATCGACCCGCGTGATCTTTGGGAAACCTATCTGCCTGCTTTTAAAGACCTGGTTCAAAAAGCGCATGTGAAAGAAGTGATGTGTGCCTACAACCGTTTTGAAGGTGAACCCTGTTGCGGAAGCAACCGCCTACTAATGCACATTCTGCGTGACGAATGGGGATATAAAGAAATCGTAGTATCGGATTGCTGGGCAATCAGCGACTTCTACAACAAAGGTGCCCATGAAACCGATCCCGACAAACAACACGCTTCCGCCAAGGCCGTACTCTCCGGAACAGATATAGAATGCGGAGATAGCTACGGATCACTGCCCGAAGCTGTGAAGGAAGGGTTGATTGACGAGAAACAGATAGACATCTCTCTGAAGCGCCTGATGAAAGCCCGCTTTGAGTTGGGCGAGATGGACGAACCTTCGCAAGTGTCCTGGGCACAGATTCCTTACAGCGTGGTAGATAGTAAAGAACATCGTGAACTGGCACTCCGCATGGCACGCGAGAGCCTTGTATTGTTGCAAAACAATCAGAGTTTACTGCCTTTAAATAAAAACCTGAAAGTGGCCGTGGTAGGACCTAATGCCAATGACTCCGTAATGCAATGGGGCAACTACAATGGTTTCCCCTCACATACCATCACTCTATTGGAGGGTATCCGCGAATATCTGCCCGAATCACAGATCATCTATGAACCCGGATGCGACCTGACCTCCGATGTTACTTTGCAAAGCGTATTCCAGCAATGTAGCATGGATGGCAAACAAGGTTTCAGTGCCAAATACTGGAATAATACGAAACAGGAAGGAACACCGGATGCAACCAATCACATCAGCACCCCCTTCCACTTCATCACCACCGGTGCCACGACCTTTGCAGCCGGCATCAACCTGCAAGATTTCTCTGCCAGCTACGAATCCGTATTCCGCCCCGTCAAGAGTGAAGACATCGCCTTCCGCTTCCAGACTCAAGGGATAACGAAACTCTCCATTAACGGTAAGGAAGTGGCTGCAGGCATGAACTTCAAGAACAATGCAAAAGTCTACACCCTCCAGGCAGAAGCTGGAAAGGAATATCATATCAAGATTGATTTTACTTTCCGCAACCGTGATGCCGCACTCGATTTTGACATGGGGCGTGAAGTCCCCGTTGATCTGAAGCAAACAGTAAACAAGGTAAAAGAGGCGGATGTCATCATCTTTGCCGGAGGTATATCCCCGGCAGTGGAAGGTGAGGAAATGCATGTCAACATTCCCGGCTTCAAGGGAGGTGACCGCGAAACCATCGAACTTCCATCTATCCAAAGCCGTTTGCTTGCCGAATTGAAGAAAGCAGGAAAGAAGATCGTATTCGTCAACTTCTCCGGTTCCGCTATCGCTCTGACTCCCGAATCGAAAACATGCGATGCTATCCTGCAAGCATGGTATCCCGGTCAAGCCGGTGGTACGGCTATCGCCAATGTCCTCTTCGGAGATTATAACCCGGCAGGACGTCTTCCAGTCACTTTCTATAAGAGTACGAGCCAACTGCCCGGCTTTGAAGATTATTCCATGAAGGAACGCACGTACCGGTACATGACAGAAGCTCCGCTCTTCCCCTTCGGGCATGGTTTGAGTTATACCACATTCCGTTACGGAGACGCTTCATTGAATACACAGGAAGTAAAAGATGGAGAACAAACCATCCTGACCATCCCCGTGAGCAATGTAGGTGAATACGACGGGGAAGAAGTGGTACAGGTGTATCTGCGTCGTCCGGGCGACAAAGAAGGTCCGTCGCACGCACTCCGTGCCTTTAAGCGTGCGAACATCGCCAAAGGGGCAACCAGCAATGTGACCGTATCATTAAGCAAAGAAGATTTCGAATGGTTTGATACGGAAACCAATACAATGCGCCCGATAGAAGGTGATTATGAAATACTTTATGGTGGTACGTCGGAGCTGAAACAGTTGAAGGCGATACCAGTCATTGTTAAATGA
- a CDS encoding family 43 glycosylhydrolase: protein MKYNVLPKHQDSPMLFADTTRTGRPFSKDPHVIPFHGKYLMYYSVPPKGNSGWGIGIAESTDLTQWKPIGSLSPAADYEAKGLCAPGALVRNDTIHLFYQTYGNDKKDAICHAWSVDGVNFTRNATNPIFAPKAGDWNCGRAIDAEVIFAKGKYFLYYATRTPDYVKQIVGVATAPAGTNFNRETWTEACDRAILVPEWPWEETCIEAPSVVEMNGTLYMFYAGAYNNRPQQIGLATSTDGIHWRKVSNKPFLANGDPGAWNYCESGHPHIFKDKDGQTYLFYQGNEDFGRTWFLSQRKIIWRDGFPQLK, encoded by the coding sequence ATAAAGTACAATGTGCTGCCTAAACATCAGGACTCTCCGATGTTGTTTGCCGATACTACCCGTACAGGCAGGCCTTTCTCGAAAGATCCGCATGTGATTCCATTCCACGGAAAGTACCTGATGTATTATTCTGTACCTCCTAAGGGAAATTCGGGTTGGGGAATAGGTATAGCAGAGAGTACGGACCTGACACAATGGAAGCCTATCGGTTCTTTGTCTCCGGCTGCCGACTATGAGGCTAAGGGCTTGTGTGCACCGGGTGCACTGGTACGTAACGATACGATCCATCTATTCTATCAAACGTATGGTAATGACAAGAAAGATGCGATCTGTCATGCATGGTCGGTGGATGGCGTGAACTTCACACGTAATGCTACCAATCCTATTTTTGCCCCTAAAGCGGGTGACTGGAATTGTGGACGGGCCATTGATGCGGAAGTCATATTTGCAAAAGGAAAGTATTTTCTTTATTATGCTACCCGTACACCCGACTATGTGAAACAGATTGTAGGTGTGGCTACTGCTCCTGCAGGTACAAATTTCAATCGGGAAACATGGACGGAGGCCTGTGACCGTGCCATCTTGGTTCCCGAATGGCCGTGGGAAGAAACTTGTATAGAGGCTCCTTCAGTAGTAGAGATGAATGGTACGCTATATATGTTCTATGCAGGGGCTTATAATAATCGTCCGCAGCAGATAGGACTGGCAACCAGTACAGATGGTATCCACTGGAGGAAAGTTTCGAATAAACCTTTCCTGGCGAATGGAGATCCGGGGGCCTGGAACTATTGCGAATCGGGTCATCCGCATATCTTCAAAGATAAAGATGGGCAGACCTACCTCTTCTATCAGGGCAATGAGGATTTCGGCAGAACCTGGTTCCTTTCACAACGAAAGATTATCTGGAGGGATGGTTTCCCTCAACTGAAATAA
- a CDS encoding glycosyl hydrolase family 8 translates to MKNLFYLLLCLIAGTSCSQADPTKPWDKGAFETQKYRNLLAEMGYKQADIDAKLKSVFDGVFYGPDKVYFEVGDSMAYISDIKNHDVRTEGMSYGLMIAVQFDRKDIFDRLWRWGTKYMQHQDGPLKGYFAWSCETDGTRNSQGPASDGELYYVTALIFASNRWGNDTGINYLAEARNILNCSMEKDGTDRVMPFINVEHKLITFVPDIRGGLFTDPSYHVPAFYEVWARWADDGRADFWRECAECSREYLHKSIHPVTGLNPDYNNYDGSLLGNNRIIGDAFRFDSWRVPMNIALDYSWACADKEWQQEYGNKIQNFLYSQGIDTFVDQYNIDGTQVKDTLRAGEHKALRHSLGLVATSAVASLMCTHEKSREFVDKLWNAKHEPYEDGYFDAYYDGLLRLFAFMHLSGNYRIIFPEK, encoded by the coding sequence ATGAAGAACTTATTTTACCTCCTCCTTTGCCTCATCGCCGGGACATCGTGCAGCCAGGCAGACCCGACAAAGCCCTGGGATAAAGGTGCCTTTGAAACACAGAAATACCGGAATCTCCTCGCCGAGATGGGCTACAAACAGGCAGATATTGATGCCAAGCTCAAATCCGTCTTTGACGGTGTATTCTACGGTCCCGACAAAGTATATTTTGAAGTAGGCGACTCTATGGCTTACATCAGTGACATCAAAAACCATGATGTCCGCACCGAAGGTATGTCTTACGGATTAATGATTGCAGTCCAGTTCGACCGTAAAGATATCTTCGACCGCCTTTGGCGATGGGGCACAAAGTACATGCAGCATCAAGACGGTCCGTTGAAAGGATACTTCGCCTGGAGCTGCGAGACAGACGGTACCCGTAACTCCCAAGGCCCCGCCTCCGACGGAGAACTTTACTATGTAACCGCCCTCATCTTCGCCTCCAACCGTTGGGGAAACGACACCGGCATCAACTACCTTGCCGAAGCTCGGAATATCCTGAACTGTTCCATGGAGAAAGATGGTACAGACCGAGTAATGCCTTTTATCAATGTAGAGCATAAGCTCATCACCTTCGTCCCCGACATACGGGGCGGCCTTTTCACCGATCCATCTTACCACGTACCCGCTTTCTATGAAGTATGGGCACGCTGGGCCGATGATGGCAGAGCCGACTTCTGGCGTGAATGTGCCGAATGCAGTCGTGAATACCTGCATAAAAGCATCCACCCCGTAACCGGTCTGAACCCCGATTACAACAACTATGACGGCAGCCTGCTGGGCAATAACCGCATTATTGGTGATGCTTTCCGCTTCGATTCTTGGCGTGTACCGATGAATATTGCTTTAGATTACTCCTGGGCATGTGCCGACAAAGAGTGGCAACAGGAATACGGCAACAAAATCCAGAACTTTCTCTACAGCCAGGGTATTGATACTTTCGTAGACCAGTACAACATAGACGGTACACAGGTAAAAGATACCCTCCGAGCCGGAGAACACAAGGCGTTAAGACACTCTTTAGGCTTAGTAGCCACTTCTGCCGTCGCCTCACTGATGTGCACTCACGAGAAAAGCCGTGAGTTCGTAGACAAGTTGTGGAACGCAAAACACGAGCCGTATGAAGACGGATACTTCGATGCTTACTATGACGGGCTGCTCCGCCTCTTCGCTTTTATGCACCTGAGTGGAAACTACCGCATCATCTTCCCTGAAAAGTAA
- a CDS encoding family 43 glycosylhydrolase produces MMRNRLFFCFILLIGVSFLAKAQDKKEIRKAVKQHNQAVYLKEGWIRDPYIYLCEDGFYYLTGTTPTYGDTCEAGDPYNLGLDHVSRKMGLKPSIVGYQIRVWRSPDLAEWEYLGEPFSLEKGYWARQFPDAFQNKSKKNWLLWAPEMYRVDGKWVFVHTSPEPVGNGANLIIADHADKNDSFAFPMGDDMRDKHDPSLFRDDDGTWYLTWSNTEIAPLKPDFQGLAAKPVHIDPSDRSIGHEGATIRKIGKKYVLFGTAWSTDDSRKGSYNLYYCTADRITGPYSERRFAGRFLGHGTPFQDKKGQWWCTAFFNGNIAPVSKLGIQNRDLSETAQTINEQGTTIVPLEVKTGKDGDVYIRAIDPAYAVPGPDEAQRFQP; encoded by the coding sequence ATGATGAGAAACCGATTATTCTTTTGCTTCATACTTTTGATAGGTGTATCGTTTCTTGCGAAAGCCCAGGATAAGAAAGAAATCCGGAAAGCTGTGAAGCAGCATAACCAGGCAGTCTATCTGAAAGAAGGGTGGATACGAGATCCGTATATTTACTTGTGTGAGGATGGTTTCTATTATCTGACTGGTACCACACCTACGTATGGAGATACCTGTGAAGCCGGAGATCCCTATAATCTGGGACTGGACCATGTTTCTCGGAAGATGGGTTTGAAACCAAGTATAGTCGGTTATCAAATTCGCGTATGGCGTAGCCCGGATCTTGCTGAATGGGAATATCTGGGCGAACCCTTTTCGTTGGAAAAGGGATACTGGGCCCGGCAATTCCCGGATGCTTTCCAGAATAAATCTAAGAAAAACTGGTTGCTTTGGGCCCCCGAAATGTACCGGGTAGATGGCAAATGGGTATTTGTACATACCTCACCCGAACCTGTAGGCAATGGTGCCAATCTTATTATTGCCGATCATGCGGATAAGAATGATTCTTTCGCTTTCCCTATGGGAGATGATATGAGAGACAAGCACGATCCTTCTCTTTTTCGTGATGATGATGGCACTTGGTATCTGACGTGGAGCAATACCGAGATTGCCCCTCTGAAACCTGATTTTCAGGGATTGGCAGCAAAACCTGTACATATTGATCCTTCCGACCGCAGCATCGGGCACGAAGGTGCAACTATACGGAAGATAGGAAAAAAGTATGTACTTTTCGGTACGGCATGGTCTACGGATGATTCCCGTAAGGGGTCTTATAATCTGTATTATTGCACAGCCGACCGGATAACCGGTCCTTACAGTGAACGTCGTTTTGCCGGCCGTTTCCTGGGACATGGAACTCCGTTCCAGGATAAGAAGGGCCAATGGTGGTGCACGGCATTCTTTAACGGGAATATCGCACCTGTATCCAAATTGGGCATTCAGAATCGCGATTTAAGTGAGACTGCTCAGACCATTAATGAGCAGGGAACCACGATTGTTCCTCTGGAAGTAAAGACAGGGAAAGACGGGGATGTTTATATCCGCGCTATTGACCCTGCATATGCTGTGCCCGGACCGGATGAAGCACAGAGGTTTCAGCCGTAA
- a CDS encoding glycoside hydrolase family 76 protein gives MKYLFILISFLSFIQFSLAAEKTYTLQSGDASLSVVKDGKRLILQTGNAHYLSLNAPYVVTLEVNAETLNGYYSSVKEEKGSLVCIAKLKSSHGTVFHVKDVFAPDTENHFRMDREVTIEKIGKGDDYFNSYFGLTLQRKTQIEDFEFFVPGIWYRNNLSLRRGSLASDYTDNYFYFREDRLPLPLVSAREKASGLAIDMVHLNADPETFYGENGVNRIVDERMQFGSLGFTETDSHSILFVFPGIEGETTYVGRLPEQKRKGFAYRSHPVKAGVKHTYSLTFGFNQTKDFPELVETVWKQAWNKYTPVVHKIDVKDAYEASIEVLDAYLLNLNGAPGWPFSIYLPNGIARAYNYQMGFIGFQISNAYFLLRKGLEIDNQEYVRKASEVVDFWVNNSQQESGLVSPWADAYVDRKATWRDYEAYMRVAAGGMEGMMGAWNIMKKHGINKPEWLSYCKKYADWLVRNQEKDGSFYLRYDWRTGKPTHDSKYTTTNTIRFLIELYSVTQDKRYLDTALKAGEFSYDFIHHDYLYVGGVIDNPNVKDRESGQMAIYAFLALYDVTSDAKWKEAAIQAARYTETFMFAYHVPMAINDTLTDFPKDVSIVGQTLIATGHSAIDNGLAFSSFQYYRLYLMTRDTHFLEMAKLIQNNTLSIMDLNGDMRYRYRGLLTECFNPQSNRGHSVRQQLPWNQASILEPMHRFMDAFGEWDIDVIEQWPMEKRQEMIERYARTQGLEKE, from the coding sequence ATGAAATATCTATTTATACTCATCAGTTTCCTCTCGTTCATCCAGTTTTCCCTGGCAGCAGAAAAAACATATACATTGCAAAGTGGTGATGCCAGCCTGTCTGTAGTCAAAGATGGAAAACGCCTGATCCTGCAAACTGGTAACGCCCATTATTTGAGTTTAAATGCTCCTTATGTAGTTACATTGGAAGTGAATGCAGAAACGCTGAACGGTTACTATTCTTCTGTAAAGGAAGAAAAAGGGTCGTTGGTTTGCATCGCAAAGTTAAAGTCATCTCATGGAACCGTATTTCATGTAAAAGATGTGTTTGCCCCCGATACAGAGAATCATTTCCGTATGGATAGGGAGGTAACGATTGAAAAGATTGGAAAAGGAGATGACTACTTCAACTCTTATTTCGGATTGACTCTGCAACGTAAAACACAGATTGAAGATTTTGAATTCTTTGTTCCGGGTATCTGGTACAGGAACAACCTGAGCCTTAGACGTGGTTCTCTTGCCAGTGACTACACCGATAATTACTTTTATTTCCGCGAAGACCGTTTACCCTTGCCATTGGTATCTGCCCGTGAGAAGGCTTCCGGATTAGCTATTGACATGGTGCACTTGAATGCTGATCCTGAAACTTTCTATGGTGAAAATGGAGTAAACCGTATAGTGGATGAACGTATGCAATTCGGTAGCCTGGGTTTCACAGAAACCGATTCACACTCTATTCTTTTTGTCTTCCCGGGAATTGAGGGCGAAACCACCTATGTAGGTCGCCTCCCCGAACAGAAAAGAAAAGGCTTTGCCTATCGCAGTCATCCTGTGAAAGCCGGAGTGAAACATACATATAGCCTGACTTTCGGTTTCAACCAGACAAAAGATTTCCCCGAACTGGTGGAAACAGTATGGAAACAGGCGTGGAATAAATATACCCCTGTCGTACATAAAATAGATGTGAAAGATGCTTATGAAGCTAGTATTGAGGTGCTAGATGCTTACCTGTTGAATCTGAATGGTGCACCGGGCTGGCCTTTCTCGATCTATCTGCCTAATGGAATAGCCCGTGCTTATAACTATCAGATGGGCTTTATCGGTTTCCAGATTTCAAATGCCTATTTCCTTTTGCGGAAAGGATTGGAAATTGACAATCAGGAATATGTACGCAAAGCATCGGAAGTTGTTGACTTCTGGGTGAATAACTCACAACAGGAAAGTGGCCTTGTAAGTCCTTGGGCAGATGCCTATGTAGATCGGAAAGCAACCTGGCGTGATTATGAAGCTTATATGCGTGTTGCTGCCGGTGGTATGGAAGGCATGATGGGTGCATGGAATATAATGAAAAAGCATGGAATTAATAAACCCGAATGGCTCTCCTATTGCAAAAAGTACGCTGATTGGCTGGTACGGAATCAGGAAAAGGACGGTAGCTTTTATCTCCGTTATGACTGGAGAACCGGAAAGCCGACTCATGACAGTAAATATACAACTACTAATACCATCCGCTTCCTGATTGAACTCTACTCGGTTACCCAGGACAAACGCTATTTGGATACAGCCTTGAAAGCAGGTGAATTTAGTTATGACTTTATCCACCATGATTACCTTTATGTAGGTGGAGTTATTGACAATCCCAATGTAAAAGACCGTGAGTCCGGACAAATGGCTATTTATGCTTTCCTGGCACTTTATGACGTTACAAGTGATGCCAAGTGGAAGGAAGCCGCCATACAGGCTGCCCGCTATACGGAAACCTTTATGTTTGCTTATCACGTACCGATGGCCATTAACGATACATTGACTGATTTCCCAAAGGATGTAAGTATTGTAGGGCAAACCCTGATTGCTACCGGACACTCTGCAATAGACAACGGACTGGCTTTCTCTTCCTTTCAGTACTATCGCTTATACCTCATGACGAGAGATACGCATTTCCTGGAAATGGCAAAGCTGATTCAAAACAATACTCTTTCCATTATGGATCTGAATGGAGACATGAGATACCGTTACAGAGGTTTGCTTACGGAATGCTTCAACCCGCAATCCAATCGTGGACATAGTGTACGCCAGCAGCTTCCGTGGAATCAGGCTTCCATACTCGAACCTATGCACCGCTTTATGGATGCTTTCGGCGAGTGGGATATTGATGTCATAGAACAGTGGCCGATGGAAAAACGGCAAGAGATGATAGAGCGTTATGCGCGTACACAAGGTTTGGAAAAAGAATAA